One region of Miscanthus floridulus cultivar M001 chromosome 19, ASM1932011v1, whole genome shotgun sequence genomic DNA includes:
- the LOC136528656 gene encoding U3 small nucleolar RNA-associated protein 18 homolog: MSLISQNAVQKRRLRKSEADDGNDKDIGSPSSIDAEVGKEAKLKNHNKERKKKRTKVLESQQSKEEEEMRQLESSLFGSLYAPLEFGTEVGAAVVAPDRDAPLFFTDRSAGGGVDHPVYQEDMAHEDEGDVVRIKGRKPVWVDEEEERTEVDIVKVSRLRKLRKEEDEHLISGKEYEARLRGQHAKLNPFTGWADMDRKTYLPVASDGESDDEGCADDILQNNDELVVKDTVKLLPGMLEFSRLVDANIQDPSSGPINSVQFHRNGQLMLAAGLDKHLRFFQIDGKRNPKIQSIFIGDCPVHKASFLPDGSEVILSGRRKFFYSFDLVNAAVSKIGPLTGREEKSLESFEISPDSRTIAFVGNEGYILLISAKTKQLIGTLKMNGTVRSLAFVDGGNQLLSSGGDGHVYHWDLGTRKCIHKAFDDGSLAGISLCTSQDSSLFATGSTSGIVNVYKRDDFLGGKRKPLKAIENLTTDIGEMKFNHDAQILAISSRKERNGMRLVHVPSFSVFQNWPGPRFSLHYPRCLDFSPGSGFLSVGHAGGKVLLYKLHHYKNA; encoded by the coding sequence ATGAGCTTGATATCCCAGAACGCGGTCCAGAAGCGCCGCCTCAGGAAAAGTGAAGCTGATGATGGCAATGACAAGGACATTGGTTCTCCGAGCTCCATAGATGCAGAGGTTGGGAAGGAAGCAAAGTTGAAGAATCACAATaaggaaaggaagaagaaaaggacTAAGGTGCTGGAGTCCCAGCAGAGCAAAGAGGAAGAGGAGATGCGGCAGCTGGAGAGCTCATTGTTTGGTTCCCTTTATGCGCCACTGGAGTTTGGCACTGAGGTAGGGGCTGCAGTAGTAGCTCCTGACCGGGATGCGCCTTTGTTTTTCACAGATAGGTCCGCTGGTGGTGGTGTGGATCATCCTGTATATCAGGAGGATATGGCCCATGAGGATGAGGGCGACGTGGTGCGTATCAAGGGGAGGAAGCCTGTATGGGTGGATGAGGAGGAAGAAAGGACAGAAGTGGACATCGTGAAGGTTTCAAGGTTGAGGAAGCTAAGAAAAGAGGAAGATGAGCATTTGATTTCAGGGAAAGAGTATGAGGCCAGGCTGCGTGGTCAGCATGCCAAATTGAACCCCTTCACTGGCTGGGCTGATATGGACCGGAAAACTTATCTTCCTGTCGCGTCAGATGGTGAGTCCGATGATGAAGGTTGTGCCGATGATATCCTTCAGAATAACGATGAGCTTGTTGTCAAGGATACTGTCAAGCTCTTACCTGGGATGTTAGAGTTCTCAAGGCTCGTTGATGCCAATATCCAGGATCCATCAAGTGGTCCTATCAATTCAGTGCAGTTTCATAGGAATGGGCAACTGATGCTTGCTGCAGGTTTGGACAAGCATCTAAGGTTTTTCCAGATTGATGGAAAGAGAAACCCCAAGATCCAGAGCATATTTATTGGGGACTGTCCAGTACACAAGGCCTCATTTCTACCTGATGGCTCTGAGGTGATCCTATCAGGCAGGAGAAAGTTCTTCTACTCATTTGACCTGGTGAATGCTGCTGTTAGCAAGATTGGACCTTTGACGGGGCGTGAGGAGAAAAGCCTGGAGAGCTTTGAGATATCACCTGATTCGAGAACCATTGCTTTTGTCGGTAACGAAGGGTACATCCTTCTTATTTCTGCCAAGACAAAGCAGCTCATTGGAACCCTCAAGATGAACGGAACCGTGCGTTCACTGGCTTTTGTGGATGGTGGAAACCAGCTGCTGAGCAGTGGTGGAGATGGCCATGTTTACCACTGGGATCTCGGAACAAGGAAGTGCATCCACAAGGCTTTTGACGACGGTTCCCTGGCTGGCATTTCACTTTGCACCTCGCAGGACAGCTCTTTGTTTGCCACAGGTTCTACCAGTGGCATAGTGAATGTGTACAAGAGGGATGATTTTCTTGGTGGGAAGAGGAAGCCACTGAAGGCGATCGAAAACCTGACCACTGAcatcggtgaaatgaaattcaACCATGATGCCCAGATCTTGGCAATCAGCTCAAGGAAAGAGAGGAATGGGATGAGGCTCGTGCACGTCCCGTCCTTCAGTGTGTTCCAGAACTGGCCAGGGCCTCGGTTCAGCCTTCACTATCCACGGTGCCTGGATTTCAGCCCTGGCAGCGGGTTCTTGTCTGTCGGACACGCGGGTGGAAAGGTCCTGTTATACAAGCTTCACCACTATAAAAACGCATGA